The following DNA comes from Capsicum annuum cultivar UCD-10X-F1 chromosome 7, UCD10Xv1.1, whole genome shotgun sequence.
AAGAAGGATGGTGATAAAATTGTTATTGTGTTAGTTTATGTTGATAATTTGCTGTTGACAGGGAGTGATAATGACATGATCCAACAAACAAAAGAAGTTCTACAAACaactttcaaaataaaagatttgGGAGAACTCAAATATTTCCTTGGGATTGAGTTTGCTAGAAATAAGGATGGCATCTTGATGCACCAGAGAAAATATACATTAGAATTGATTTTTGACATGGGGCTTACAGGTGCTAAACCTATTGTTACACCCACGGAGTAACATCTTAAACTCACTACTGCTGAATTTGACCACAGTGTGTCATCAAATAGTAAAGATCAACTCTTGAAGGATCCTACAAGCTACCAATAAATAATTGGGAAGCTGCTTTGCCTTACAAATACAAGACCAGATATTGTATTTGATGTACAAAGTCTGAGCCAGTTTATGCACTCTCCAAAAAGGTCACATATGGATGCAGCTATACAACTAGTGAGATATGTTAAACAGGCACCAGGAATAGGAATACTAATGTCAACAACAGGTGATGATGCATTGAAGGTTTATTGTGATGCAGATTCGGGAGCCTGCATTAATAGTAGAAAATCAGTCACCTGATATCTAGTGCAATATGGTGCTTCACCTATTTCatgaaagttgaaaaaatagcCTACTGTGTCTAAAAGCTCAGCAGAAGCTGAGTACAGAGCAATGACATCATCAGTAGCTGAACTAGTGTGGTTGATAGGATTATTTGAGGGCCTTGGTACCAAGGTTAAAGTTCTTGTTTCACTCTTCTCTGACAACATATCAGCATTGCAAATAGCAGCTaatccagtgtttcatgagaAAACGAAACACATAGATATAGACTACCACTTTACTAGAGAAAAGATTCGGGAAGGGTTGATTGTTACTACACATCTATCCTCAACAGAACAGCCTACAGATTTGTTTACCAAAGGACTTGGGAGATCTTTACATGCACATTTGATGTCCAAACTGGGAATTAAAAATATCTTCATAGCTCCTAATTTGAGGGGAAGTATGTAGGAGTTTAATAAATGTGTTGATGTGTTGTAATTACTAAGCATTGATAGTCAGGTAATGTGCATGATAATTATGCAATAATTGTCATTAGTGATGAATTGAGATAAGTTAATTAATAGTAGCAGTTATTAGTGGGCTTAGCTGCCATGAGATGTATGCGTATGTATATAAAGAGGGATCCTGTAGACAGTTATTGCTCAATGAAGAATATCTTtttcaattctctctcaaactctcatAGCTACTCTCTTCATTCTCATGCTTAGATTGTCTTTTCCTCACATCAGTGATTAACTGATCACATGAATTCAGTTACTTAACAGTTAGTCTAGGATGATACTAGTTGCTTTTACAATCACGGGCAGATGGAGTGTGTGTATACACAAAGTTAATATCTTTTTACACTCATCATAatgtgattaaaaataaaataaaacttttataaatACTAATCTCGAATTCATTTAGACCGTACATCTTTTTAGGTATATTCATATAATAGGTAGTTGTTAAGTCGTTATTgcatttcataaaaacatttCTCCTAGAGTAGTTGTTAATTCGAATAAAGAAACTTTGTTATGGACATTTTTAAACATTCAGGGGTCATTTGATAGGAGGGATAAGGGATAATTAATTTcggaattaattttaaaattagtttatcTATATTTAATTGGGATAAGATGAATGAAATAACTTATTTCgagattatattattatttttattccttcttgaAAATGAGATAACTAATTTCGAGATAATTAATTCTATCTAACCCCTCAATGTATAGTACTGCATAGAGTTAGTTACATTGATCCGCAAGAAGCTTAACTAACTCATGAAATAGCAAAAGCTACTGTAAAGGAAGGAAACAAAATATTGAGACAAATCTCACTCTCCTAGCTAGAATATGATGAAGGTTATCAATTCGATTTCATAACTAGTTAGTACGTTTGAATAATATTATTTCTCAACTATAATAAGCTAAATTTAACAACCTAATATCACATCCCAAATTATAATTACATTTTGTCCTTATTTACTCAGGCTCTGAAGACATAAAACAAGCAAAAATCATGACAAATAATGAGCCGAAGtagaaacaaaatcaaatatgTCACACTTTAGAGTAAGACAAAGTTAGTACTACTACAgattaagggatcgtttggttgaaaaattattatttcaaaataattaatatcgAAATTAGTTATTTAGGATTATTCAAGATAACTTATATCATCATTATGTGAGATAAGTTATTCCATCACTATAATGTAAATTATGTAATAAGTTATCCCATCATTAATTAATTCCTCTAACTAAATATGAGCAAAATTACTTATTTAAGGAATTACTTATACCGCACACCAGACGAGCCTTAAGATACCTTATAtttacaaaatttgaatttccCACCTCTTAATTTAGCAAAATGCTGACGTAATCCTCTTTCAGGTTTATACGACATGATTTAGCCTACAGGAAAATAAAACATTCCATAGAAACAACTGGATTTTCAATAGACTCGCCGGTCTCCGGCGTACTTCTCGCCGGCGATTGACCACCAAGTTTGACTCCCTCATGCGCCGCTGCTGAACTTGTGATTCCAATTTTGTCTCCTTCACGCGCTGCCGTCGGATTTCTATTTCCATGTTTGTCTTCTTCACGCGCCGCCGGCGCCGGACTTCTATTTCTCACATTCCGACGTACATCCACCGTACTACGTGTCGCCGGAGAATTCGACCTCCGAACCCCATTATCACCTTGACCTCTGCGGGTTCCATTAGTAGGCCCCACATTGCGCCGTTGTTGCGGCATTCCCCTCCCTTGTACTCCTCCCCTTGACGTTACCGGCAATCTCCTTTTATCCGGCGATGTCGCCGGTCTTCTTCTCTCTCTAACTCCGGCAATGTCGCCGGTGTGTTGCCTCTTCCGATATGCTCTCACCGGTGACCTCTGAGTTACTTCTCCGTCTTCCTCTCTCTTCTCCGTCGCCGTCGCCGTTGTTGAATAGCTCTCAGTAAAGCTACACATTTCTGAAGTCTCAATCTCTTCAGATACTTCCGTTGCTTCAAACTTCACTTCATCTTTATACTTACCATCAGCCGTTGATTCAAGTTTcacttcctctttctttttaACAACAGCCGTTGATTCAAACTTCATTTCCTCTCTCTTTTTAACAACAGCTGTTGATTCAAACTTGATATCATTATGGGGTTCAATGACAGCCGTTGATTCAAAGTTGACTTGTGGAAAGTCAGCTCTTCTGTTGTTGAcctttggtggtgatggtggggGAATAATGGGTGTTTCAGAAAGGACTTCCTTAACGGTTTCTTCCTCCGCTAGCGGTGGATCTCGGCCGTGTGTGGCGGAACACGGCGGGGAAGTGCGGTGGGGTTTTTTATTGGAGGAGCTAAAACAGCAGCCCATTTTAGGGTGGTAGAATGGAAGAGTGAAAGAAGAATAAAGGCATATACAAGTGGATACAAGACAGGAAATGACAAATATATGGAGGcaaaaaaaaaatggtcaattacttttactttttgaaGTTTTTACTTTTCTTCCCTTAGTTGATAcagtactattttttttatttttttttggagatttcttctaaattcttgaagttaGCAAAAGTTgcgtttaaaattatttatttatcaaataaatatagttCTACGGCATAGATAAAGGACAAAGAAAAGTTGACTACGATGGTGTTTGGATTAGCTGATTGGAAATAGCGGAtagttttaagtgttgaaaaaaaatatttgttatgaATTTATCgtatcaaattaattttattaattatattttgaaaatataatttaaattagacattttgttttgttattttatgataaggataatattaaaaaaatataataaaatatttataattttataaaagagacaattaaattgaaataaatatttctagAAAAAATAATGGATTCTTTTGAAACACACAAAGTAcaagatataaatatttatttgtttgaaTAAAAGTGTTTAAATCAACAATGAGCGGTTTGATAAAGAAGTACTCCTCCATCTCATTTTAGCtggatatttttttaataaatatgttaagaaattataaataaaaagattactTTACTAATTCACTCCTTAATAAACTTCTTCAAAATTTTACAATTAAATgtgaaaacttttttaaaaaaaataattgcaaaAGTAATATAGGCAAAATGTAATTACtgatttcttgatttaataatgTGGACAACGAATAcggaataattatttttaataagatgaTCAACTAATATGTGAGAGTTGCTAATAACCTACTTTTATGTAAAATGACTAATTTTTCTTAAGTTtccaataaaaaataacaattttatggtATCTTTCTAATGAAAGGGGAAAATGATGGATATGGAGTTAGATGttttatttggaaaatatattttaagaattcaaatagatattaaggataaaataataagacGGTTGGTCAAATTAAAGATACTTATGAATTATGATGAAAAGTAAATTTATGCTTTTGGGCTAATTCTAACTTCTAAACACTTACTGTGAATTTATCAAAtgcataaataaactaaaaaatatttataaattaatttgatCAACTTATAAATTTAGTCAAACACCTTTTACTTAACTGTTAATGATGTCACATTATTCTTGAGAGGCTTCATTCATTTTAGAAGGTTGATTAATGATTTATTCCCTTCATTCCATCCCAATTTAagctttttagttttgaataggcagagaatttaaaaaattagtgaagatatttgaatttttatggtcttaaatttaaaatgtatgtaatcatttaaaatttttgatcttAAACTTATCGTAATATTGGACTTAGAAAACTCTTAAATAAAGAATGAGAACTCTTTTTAAACAGACCAAAAATGGCTATAAATAATTCTATGATACTATGAGCCGGTTTGGATTGATTCTTGacctattttagtattttgatttatgGCCCCTTTGTCAATtagaatttttttcactttttttaaaaaagaaaaaataactttaggtcaaatacaatttcaagttgatattttcactttttttcacaaaaaaatcaaaacacaactTCAATTATATTAATGGACAAACACaattccaactccaacttcaattcaaacgccaactccaacttcaaaaattttgtttTCGTGGTCAAACACCCACTTAAAATCAAGTGGTTAGAACACTTTTTTTATTCAAAACActataaaaagtttttaaaaattattttgacttaaaaacatttaaaataagtcaattcaaatAAGGTCTACATATTCCAGAACTAAAGAAGTTCTCATtcggctattttttttttttagtttctactTAGTGTTTGGTATTCATATTGGGTTATACCTGTATTCAAATCAACAAATCTTACATTAGGAGTAAAGAATTTTCTAACAAAAGTAATTTTATAAAGCTCAAACATAAAATCCCCGAGTAAGAATGAAGAAGTACTAATCACTCTGCAATAATTCTAATAGGTCATTTGCTTAATATCACGTTTGTATTTCGTGATTAAAAGCATTTTATTATGAAAGAATGTTTACTTTTGACGCCTTGAATTTTGTCAAGGCGGGCAGGGAACAGTGAtggaattaaattttttattaaagagtttaaaattgaaaaaaattaacataCAAATTAATCCGATGGAGATTTGACATTTACTatgtacatataaaaaaataattttaatcatatataaatattctaATTTTTCTCTGAATAGAGTTCGAATGAACGCTTGACCTAAAGGTGGCGCTGCCCCTGCCTGAAAATACTTTTGGCTCATGTTTTTTGCTTTTAAAGGTGTACGCGTCTtgcgcgtgtatctcactttatgagttcaaatattacactaaataggatatttgtttaaataataaagatgaatatcataattaaatttaatatcttttgagtatgtaaagatggagaatttatttattaatcggtaaattgcaacaaaacaatacaatgacagagacatcaaaataatacaattaaatctaatctttacaaacaaaaattttctcaaaatcatctgaCACTCAGctatcacctgtaaacaataacaaaataatacgataatagagatatcaaaataatactactaaacctaacttttacataaaaaaattcctcaaagccaaccaatatttatctatcacatgtaaactataat
Coding sequences within:
- the LOC107877309 gene encoding uncharacterized protein LOC107877309, with the protein product MGCCFSSSNKKPHRTSPPCSATHGRDPPLAEEETVKEVLSETPIIPPPSPPKVNNRRADFPQVNFESTAVIEPHNDIKFESTAVVKKREEMKFESTAVVKKKEEVKLESTADGKYKDEVKFEATEVSEEIETSEMCSFTESYSTTATATEKREEDGEVTQRSPVRAYRKRQHTGDIAGVRERRRPATSPDKRRLPVTSRGGVQGRGMPQQRRNVGPTNGTRRGQGDNGVRRSNSPATRSTVDVRRNVRNRSPAPAAREEDKHGNRNPTAAREGDKIGITSSAAAHEGVKLGGQSPARSTPETGESIENPVVSMECFIFL